In Populus alba chromosome 9, ASM523922v2, whole genome shotgun sequence, a genomic segment contains:
- the LOC118059016 gene encoding laccase-11 encodes MSIHWHGLKQFRNGWADGPAYITQCPIKTGHSYTYDFNVTGQRGTLWWHAHILWLRATVYGAIVIMPKPGTPFPFPQPQREEIIIFGEWWNNDVEDIEKQGNKLGLPPNASDAHTINGKPGPLFPCSEKHTFTLEVEQEKTYLLRIINAALNDELFFAIAGHNMTVVEIDAVYTKPFTTQAILIAPGQTTNVLVQATQTPNRYFMAARPFMDAPLSIDNKTATAILQYKGIPNTVLPLLPQLPEANDTAFARSYNAKLRSLNSPQFQANVPLIVDRHLFYTIGLGINPCPTCLNGTKLTASLNNITFVMPQIGLLQAHYFNIKGVFRLDFPDNPPTPFNYTGAPLTANLGTTLGTRVSKIAYNSTVQLVLQDTNLLTVESHPFHLHGYNFFVVGTGIGNFDPKRDPAKFNLVDPPERNTVGVPTGGWTAIRFRADNPGVWFMHCHLELHTGWGLKTAFVVENGKLPDQSILPPPKDLPPC; translated from the exons ATGTCTATTCATTG GCATGGACTAAAGCAATTTCGTAATGGCTGGGCAGATGGACCTGCTTATATAACACAATGTCCTATCAAGACAGGGCATAGCTACACCTATGATTTTAATGTAACAGGTCAACGAGGAACACTATGGTGGCATGCACATATCTTATGGCTAAGGGCCACAGTCTATGGAGCTATTGTTATCATGCCTAAACCAGGGACCCCATTTCCTTTCCCTCAGCCTCAAAGAGAAGAAATCATAATCTTTG GAGAATGGTGGAACAATGATGTTGAAGATATTGAAAAACAAGGGAACAAGCTGGGATTGCCGCCAAATGCCTCTGATGCACATACCATTAATGGGAAGCCAGGACCACTCTTCCCATGTTCTGAGAAAC ATACATTTACCTTGGAGGTTGAACAGGAAAAGACATACCTCTTGAGAATCATCAATGCTGCACTCAACGATGAGCTTTTCTTTGCTATTGCTGGTCACAACATGACTGTGGTAGAAATTGATGCAGTTTACACCAAACCCTTTACAACTCAAGCCATACTAATTGCACCCGGCCAAACCACAAATGTTCTTGTTCAAGCAACACAAACACCAAACAGATATTTCATGGCTGCTAGACCTTTCATGGATGCACCACTTTCCATAGATAACAAAACTGCCACTGCTATATTGCAATATAAAGGCATCCCAAACACCGTACTTCCTCTCCTTCCTCAGCTACCAGAAGCAAATGACACTGCTTTCGCGCGTAGCTACAATGCCAAGCTTAGAAGTCTAAACTCTCCACAATTCCAAGCAAATGTGCCTCTCATAGTCGACCGGCATCTTTTTTACACAATCGGTCTAGGAATAAACCCTTGTCCAACTTGCTTAAACGGAACAAAACTCACCGCCTCCTTGAACAACATCACTTTTGTAATGCCCCAAATTGGTCTCCTTCAAGCTCACTACTTTAACATCAAGGGAGTATTTAGGTTAGATTTCCCAGATAACCCTCCAACGCCATTCAATTATACTGGTGCACCACTTACTGCCAATCTTGGTACTACATTAGGCACCAGGGTTAGTAAAATTGCCTACAACTCAACTGTGCAACTGGTACTACAAGACACCAATCTTCTCACTGTTGAATCACACCCTTTCCATCTTCATGGATACAATTTCTTCGTTGTTGGAACCGGAATTGGAAACTTTGATCCTAAAAGGGACCCAGCAAAATTTAACTTGGTTGATCCTCCTGAGAGAAATACAGTTGGAGTACCTACTGGTGGATGGACTGCCATACGGTTCAGGGCTGATAATCCAG GGGTGTGGTTCATGCACTGTCATCTAGAACTGCACACAGGCTGGGGATTGAAAACAGCTTTTGTTGTCGAAAATGGAAAACTCCCGGATCAATCTATTTTGCCTCCACCTAAGGATCTTCCTCCTTGCTAG
- the LOC118059225 gene encoding calmodulin-like protein 30: MANVSFLEFQYKLSRNKFLRKPSRLFSSRDRQSSGILSTFQPNMKEMRHVFDKFDSNKDGKISQQEYKATLKALGQGNMPGEVPKIFQVVDLDGDGFIDFKEFVEAQKKGGGIRTTDIQTAFQTFDSNGDGKISAEEVMEVLRRLGERCSLEDCRRMVNAVDIDGDGMVNMDEFMTMMTKSMTSG, from the coding sequence ATGGCAAACGTTAGCTTTCTAGAGTTCCAGTACAAGCTTTCAAGGAACAAGTTTTTGCGAAAGCCATCTCGATTGTTTTCTTCCCGGGATAGACAAAGCTCTGGCATACTGTCCACTTTCCAGCCAAATATGAAGGAAATGAGGCAcgtttttgataaatttgattCCAACAAAGATGGCAAGATTTCTCAGCAAGAGTACAAGGCTACCCTGAAAGCGTTGGGACAGGGTAACATGCCTGGAGAAGTGCCAAAAATTTTCCAGGTTGTTGATTTGGATGGAGATGGATTCATTGATTTCAAAGAGTTTGTGGAAGCGCAGAAGAAGGGAGGAGGAATTAGGACAACAGACATACAGACTGCTTTCCAGACATTTGATTCGAACGGAGATGGTAAGATAAGTGCAGAGGAAGTTATGGAAGTCCTTAGGCGTCTTGGTGAGAGGTGCAGCCTAGAGGATTGCCGGAGAATGGTGAACGCAGTGGACATTGATGGTGATGGTATGGTTAACATGGACGAGTTTATGACAATGATGACTAAATCTATGACTAGTGGTTAA
- the LOC118059224 gene encoding protein disulfide-isomerase SCO2 has protein sequence MLSISPTSLFLPSKPTFNRTRSFRCSAAGDLSFPRWLQFTSAADASIGGGSIRIGQELDGAASADGERKGFGGNSGGSSIRVNAREKKWSRNRESYLADNEDALPLPMTYPDSKPVPPEEIDKRLNCDPEVEDCREVVYEWTGKCRSCQGSGFVSYYNKRGKEVTCKCVPCLGIGYVQKITARKDIAVMEELDNGKPS, from the exons ATGCTGTCTATAAGCCCTACCTCTCTCTTCCTCCCTTCAAAACCCACCTTCAATAGAACCCGCTCTTTCCGCTGCTCTGCAGCCGGAGACCTCTCATTCCCGCGGTGGCTTCAATTCACCTCGGCTGCTGATGCTTCCATTGGCGGAGGCAGCATCCGGATTGGACAAGAACTAGATGGAGCCGCTTCCGCAGATGGCGAGAGGAAGGGGTTTGGGGGAAATAGTGGTGGCAGCAGCATAAGAGTGAACGCAAGAGAAAAGAAATGGTCAAGAAACAGAGAGAGTTATTTGGCAGATAATGAAGATGCTTTACCTCTCCCAATGACTTATCCTGATTCTAAACCTGTGCCTCCTGAAGAGATTGATAAACGGTTAAATTGTGATCCTGAAGTTGAG GATTGCAGAGAGGTGGTTTATGAGTGGACTGGAAAGTGTCGAAGTTGCCAGGGTTCAGGGTTTGTCAGCTATTATAATAAAAGGGGGAAGGAGGTTACCTGCAAATGTGTACCATGCCTTGGAATTG GATACGTACAAAAGATAACAGCTCGGAAGGACATTGCTGTAATGGAGGAATTAGACAATGGAAAGCCATCCTGA